The nucleotide sequence acgaagtgtctctgaggcaatggggacagaattgtagtggtgatcaagatatCTGTATTTATGTGACttagctgcttcccggtgatcggCAGCACCACCTGCCTGTGCAGCATTGAAATCAACATAGGTTTTGGCTAAAGTGGAAACGCAAGTGtattcccacaccaactgtctttggggttttctctctgctggacaaccggctgtggtaaggtttCTCTTCATAATGTCATAATCCTCGCTGTGTCTTTTCATGCCATCGTCCTGTCATTTTGCAGATAAGGCCGTACATCTGTATTCGGTGTGGTTTGGGGCAGCCAGGCGGGGAGAACCAcaacaattcggagggcctgcggtgtgagacgggtgcaggTTGCTGACAttagggttgctaataggaagtcacctgcatggggagctgctacagctctaagtcgggaagTGTCATGTAATGTTGTCACAGCTTCTAGGCATGTCGCAGCTTCTTTGTCgataatggggcgatcccagctggatcgaGGGCTTCAgaaggtggtagttgtggtgctggtccttcgagagagacccatttggttgtgcacacCGTACAGCTGGAATCATGTACCCCTGTCTGTTGAACTAGGTGATCAGGTTAGATTTCCCTCACCTGGTTGTCAGATGCCAttaaagaggacaggaacgctggtacaacaATTTGTTTTTCTGTGCGAACGCCGAGGCCCCGGAGTCTGACAAGAAGGAAGgcatgtttccactgtgagttgctgagagaaaggttgaggaCTTTTTCTTGCATTGACTTCAGCAGGCTGTCATACTCTTGtaatttaatattaatgaaagattgcgaacatctaagaaagtaggtcagcctaggcagggacaagcatctggtgatgaagtaaagtgcatcatgagcatcgatgtcttcaatcttcTCATTCGTCCTCTTCAGGTCagagatcttcttaccaaggatctCGTCGATGACATTTCCTCCAAGAGAAACTCCTAGAAGTGTGCTGTACTCAGCGTTGGTTATAtgaatatcaggcaaaacaacctttatttgctctattatgtgctcgtTGGTGgaagttatttcgcacttggaagagttcagggtgaggcctaaactggctccttgctcctgaattattcttatgtcatcCAGGAGGGAGTCTGGGGAGCCAGTTATagaaccatcgtccaaaaaccaaatgttaagctcactggacaggttatcagtGACTTTCTTGATGATTAGGCGGAAATGAAAAGGAGCATGGGgttaccctgttggacaccttgtgattcaatttcatgttcccaacatttctaaccagttcgacgaattcttgttctaaactgacttcaccCATTCTTAACcttttttgtaccaagctctctctctacctataaggttcttcagatcctttgttatccatttcgggtcattattatCGCGATCTTTTCAAGTTGTATAGTATATTAATCAGTATAATTAGTATACTGCTAGATggagttgagattgcgaagtcggatagtgaaagggatctgggagttatgattagtaagaatttaaaaaactCTAAAAAATcaaatgagaccagaaggcatgacaggatgtgcagaatacccccctttgaaaagcagaggtgcaacaggtactctgagagagaactctatcagcatcagaggcccgagactgttcaacacgtttccactacacataagaggcataactggctaACCCCTGACAGTTTTCaggagagagaactcgataagcacctccaaaggatacctgatcaaccaggctgtgattcatacgtcaggctgcgagcacctgcatcaaacagcctggttgaccagtccagcaatcgACCAGGccacggaaacacctcaaggtaacttcaaggtaaggtaCTACGTtcatgtgctttgcttagaatatttttaaataagttatcttgtgaatccacattgaaatccctttttacatcacccatcgctgggttcatgtctcgttgCAAGACCGCCCCCCCCCATAAACTTTACAGTCTATTTCACGCAAAAAAAATTTAGGCCCCTAAAATCAGCTTTTCCAAAATTTGGCacattaacagaattttctcctacaaatctattccattctatactaaatctgatttctttgtgattacGCTTCCCTAGTTCACTCACTATTTCAATGTTATGGGCCAattcctactactatctcctctactacactttgctcctcacctctctctagcctatttattgcctacatctaattcctcatcacaatcgacttgagaatggtccaggacggaccgaaacgtcgtcgtcccttcaccttctagtgtgtgttctggtcaacttcaatgtcattaatttgcatttcCCTGTTACATAAAACTTggtttaaaatattattttcacgcattggttccttaatgtgttgcttaagaaaaCAATCGTCAATTAAATCTAGAAAATCTTtttcttcattattccctgttgtgTTAGGCTGTTTATtcaactaaaattaaagtcactcatGACACGAATACTGTTTGacttagatgctctagatatttcatctcatagaggctttgcttccattctgtataAGTTTAGTGACCggtatataactccaattataagatgtttagagttttcgtttaattctagacaaaaagtttctgtgtgtggctgtaTTCTGATTCCATCTTTGAGACTATATTTCAAATTTTccttaacatatatggctactcactCGTCTAAAATATCTATCTATGTGAAATAATTTAAATCCGTTTATATGTCCGTAAACACAATCACAGGTTTGTGTTCAAGGGATCTTCCGGCGTTAAGTGGTATACCTATTACTCGTGAGCATCTGTAGATCTATTAGTTCATTATTTGGACTTATGCTTTCAAGATCACAACCCTCTGCACGTTTGCTCATGCAAACATTTACAAAGCTCAATTGTGCAGATGTACACATGCGAGTAGCGGCGAAGGCGTCCGACTTATAGCTTGATCACTATAAATGTCAGTGACTTACTGACACTGATAGTGATCAAGCAAAAGACCTTGCAAAAGGCAAAGTTTTGGAACGCCTATTTGCTTCCGAGCACCACGACGCCCTCCAACCTGCCAATCTTCATCCCGCACCTCCATTGAAGTCATCACGAAGGATGTAAAAAAATTTTCGTGAACGAAAAGTAACTGAATCGTTGGCCAGTCCCTGCCGACACCTTGGAAAGCACCAACGAACGGAACTCTGCCTCTTGTGTTCAAAGCTGAGTTCAGCAAGAACGATCAAACTCGGATTCTGAATAAACGGACATCATGCAAGCAGGCACAAAATATGCCTCAACTCTCAAGTAAGAAGAGAACCGGACCCTGGCACTGCTTGTGGTCAAAGATAAAATCAGGTAGAACCACGGATATTAATGTCTTACACAAAGTGCGACATTCTCTAACGTTACGGAAACAACTACATGCAGATCGGATCACATCACATTACACGGGAGCATACTTGTTAATTTCAGGCGCTGTCTAATTTAATAATATGTCAAAGTATTGGATAATATGTACCTCTTTTATTTTCAGGGAAACCTGTTTGGTTTTTAATTGCATATTTGAGCATACAGACATTCATACAAGCCCCCAGAAAACTGCCTTAGCTCTCAAGAAAGAAGAAAGCTTTGAAACTAGCGGTCCCAAGGGAGATACACCTCTTACGCCACAGTCACACGAAGAGACTCCAAAACACTCATCACACCTAGTACTGAGGAGAAACCCCATCCCTCGCCATGGCTACGCATTTATGACAACATAGGCGGAACAGCTCTTACAAGCGCTCTCTTTCACATTGCCTGGTGGATACGCTAAGTTGGCTACCACTCAGCAAACAATCCTTGGTTCGCCGACCACATCTGTGTGAGGAGCGGTGAAGGCAAACGACATTCTGCTCCACACCATCAATATCGGTGCGAACTCATCCATACAATCAACAAAGCTTTGGAACAACTATTTTGCTCTAGAGCCCGTCGACGCCCTGCAACCAGCTGACCTTGCCCTCATCCCCCCAACGACGGTATCCGGGAGGATGCAACATTTTCGTCAGGCACACCATCATCTTCATCATTGCCCAGCTTTCTCCGACATCTTGGTAGGCACTAATGGCCGGAACCTGACCCTGCTTGTGGTCAAAGCTGAATTCAGCAAGAACGACGAAATCCAATATACAACAGCAAGGGCAACATTCTCTTCCACAACGGAATCAACCACATGCATACCAGATTGCGACAAATTGGTCCCCTTTCAAGGGCTATATTCAATTACTAACATTTACAAGTATTTGAAAATTCTGTACCTTTTCCATTTTCAGGGAAAACTGTTTTGTTTTTAATGGTAGAGTTTGAATATATGGACATTCATGGAATCCCGCAGAAAAATGCTTCAACTCTCAAGTAAAAAAAATGCTTACAAACCAGTTATACTTCTCTCTCCATGCGAACATAAGAGAACATAAGCCCAGTCACATAAGGGGACTCCACATTCGCGTCACACCTGGTATTGAGGATACTCCACATCCCTCATCATGGCTACGCATTAAGAAACCCAAAGGGGACCTTCTCCACGACTCTCCCAAAGACGCTACGATCCGTGGAGAATCGTCAACTGAGTCACGGAGACTACAAACTTCAAGCGCTCTCTCCTTCAGACTTGTAGACACCCTAATGTTGGCCGCCACTCGAGAAACATCCACGATACGTTACAAATCCTTTGCCAGTTACCGCCTGACCTACAAAGTCTGGGCGAGTAGTAGGTCGCTAAAAGAGCAACGCATAAAATATCCCCCTCAGGTAGAGGTCATTCAAGTCACTATTCTCATTTTGGAGCCGTGTTCTGACTGCATTGCAGAATAGGGGATTGCACGACagttgttctgctggtgggggaaaccTCTGCCGGAACCCCCCATCGTGTAACCCACCTTACTATAATGTCTCATCTGGTCGTCGCTTTCTTCAAATCTCAACTCCCTTAGTTGGGCCTGCGCCTCTGCGTTATTCTTATAGTCACCTCCTTTTGGACAGTAATTGGCAACTCTTATTTTACACTACAAGCCTAGACTCATTTATCGTTTCCACTGTTATACAACGTTTGTTTCAACTTAGGATTATTGTAAATCATATTGTAAAATCATGTAAACATTAGCGTATTGAATTCTCACACGTTTTATATCACTTACAATTATTATTGCTAGCAAGGTTTTATTTTACACTACAAGCgtatgttgtaatccacaagtttgtgggggttattagctagaggatcattactacaacacctaACGAATgaggattggaagtacatgttaagtatacAGACAACGGTCACACATCCAGaaaaggtcaagggattaagacaGCAGCTGCTTGGCCAAACTCATAATTCCTGggaagaggactcaggcttctaggaacaaggttaccgcttctaggaacaaagttaatcggattataccttccttgagaggcggggtgaaatgtttgaggctatGGCTGGCTGAAGacagtctggttgtgggagtggaactggcaagttCTCCGGGTCTTCGTCTGTGGCAgcaacgaagtgtagcagacagctatgcgggagcctgatgtgatcttagtgaccaagttaagcctgcagtatgtgagtattgaatgtaagactaacggggtatggagcgttgtagtaatcattcagtattagggacttaggcggaagttacgagtgcaggTGGTGACCACGGAGGTCAAGTGGGTTATGGATATTGGGTGTTTATTTAActaaatagagtatgttaatatgttattatttgtcagagtctattctttgtaattaaatgagaaaacccgacggcctttaaataccttccatatgttccctCATTGTGTTCCTGTACAAACCTAGGGtacacctcaagggtctggtgtgtgtagaagTACACGGTAGTagaaacggttgctgaggcaaggtgttatgtgtggtgtaaccgctgtgttcggaatgaaccggggttcagtgtCACGACACTTATACTTATTTATTATATTCACTGTTATTCAACGTTTGTTTCAACTTAAGATTTATTTTTATTACTAATTTCATATTGTTAAATCATGTAAATATTAGAGCCATGTGTGTCACACGATTTTGTATCATACAATTATTATTGTTAGCAAGGAAAACTAAAATAAAATGTAATAAAATATACAAACCCATTTTAGGCTTTTGCTCAAACCtccaaaaatattaatttaagcCCACAGTGTTATTTCTCAATATGTAAGTGTAGACCTTGGTTGGTAAATATATACCTTTTAAGCCTACGGTGTTAGAATTACTCATAATCAAATAACTACCCAAATTTTATAAGACAAAAGAAAATATTGTAAGCACAACTAATATTTTGGCTAATAATCAGTAACACAATAGAAAGCCtgcaaataaattaatattttaatataattataaaatagaaACAAAGAGAGTTAGTGAAAATGATTAAAATAAATACTGAAGCTCAGTGAGTCTTATCATCATTTTGCTCCACAGGGAGCGTAGCTGACGGTTTaatcaatagatggcgctgttataGTGGTCTTGGCAGCTTTTGTGGGGAACTTTCTACCTTTCCCATAAAGTGTTTGGTGTTGAGTCAACGAGGTGCCCGGCCCGCCGTTAACCCTCAGTCATTCCACTGTTGTCTGTGTGGTACCTTCTCTCACACTTTAAGTGTTGTTAAAGGTTGGTTTTAAGTGAAATGTAAGATTGGGTTTATTACTGATATAGTTTTTATTGTAATTGGTAGTTTAATACGTATTAATTTTATTGTTATGGGTTAAAAgtagtatattattaataattaatttgtATGCTTAGGACATTATCCAGGATATCTTATTAGTGATGTTGAAAGAATACGGTAGAAGCATCTAATAGGTGGAGATTCGTCAGATCCTTAATTTTAGTGATATTATATTCGTTTAATGGAATATTTTAGGCTTAACCACTACTAGGCTTATATgtataaaatgaagtattttaagcGTGGTATACTTGACTATACCCCGGACTTGGTCTGCAACATAAAGTGAAATCTATTTATAAAGTAGTAATGCTTAAAGAAAAATACTTGATTAAATTACTGAAGGTAATTCCATGTGTAAACAAaatatatctcctttgttataaaGACCTGAAATATCTTTAGTCAATTCATGATGGCCTGTTTAATAAAATGAGTGCTTCAAATATCCATTATTAAGTTCAACTCCTTAATTGAATGAAAATTCTATAGTATTACGCTTCACAAATTATAGCCTCGGCAGTTAATAATTGAATAGaagctttttattttttttttatataccaaAGTATGCTTTAACTACTAGCAGTAcgtggccatgcgttgctgtgactcggcaaccttccctgtccctttgtcctactCACCATtccctcatccccaccattccccactcttgtccgatgcctttccaaatggtctgatgttcccatcactaaaatataagttgaataaaatatgaagaaaattaaaaattaactatactctcgaaataaacggtatggtaaacactgaattccaacacaaatcccacaaaataaattaaaaaataaatgaaagATGTATCAAAGCAATGGGGAACAGAGGGaactaacatatttagtatagcaagtGTTCTTGCATGCAACAGGTGCTGTTTGTGaataaaagcatagttttaccggtcacgggtgtggcatctataattttacttacaaaatgaacggtatggtaaacacgcCTAGATTTCAACACAATGTCGCACAAAAGATaaataaaatatcaaagtgtAATGAATActttaaatttaataattttataaataaaaagtTAAGTCTATAAAAATTTGATCAATGCAATCGGACACATTGAAAtgcaattcgtgacatatttagtgtaGCATGAATGCTGCTATTATTTGTAACTGATAGTGTCATTCCTCAAAACCGCATGGTTTTTACCAgttacaggggtggcatctatatagtaggtatatagatGCGCCTATTCTAATGCAacattgtcaaaatttcaaagcaatcggtaaagaactttcggagattagcgaatttaaacaaacatttccatttttatttgtgTAGATTTAGCATTGGCAGGCATTATTCAAAGGTTAACAATCTTTATAAAAATGTTCGATTCTTCAAAATCTCTAATCGCCAAAAGTACTGCAGATTGGTCTGAAAATTTTCAAAAAACGTTTAGTTCGCATCAGAGCAGGTTTCAGTATACATACtatagatgtcacgtttgtgactgtaaaaaaaaattctcattgttttttttcatgtgggggaaatcttcaaaacctcttcaccaattgctttcaaattttgacacaacattccattcaaatGAGTGTCTTTTTATATATTTCCTACCTGTACCCGCCACTCGTTGCTGTGGCTGTCTGGTTATATGGAAAAGTGTACGTTTCTAACATGTTTAATTTcataatgcttgtgggtatactatATTTTTTACTTGTTCCATTATCTGTAGATTGTCTGGTttagactctagaacacgcaacatataattgtcctttATGAGAAGccttccgtgtctagatataaactgcacaattctgaaGATTGGCCCTgaactttgttgatggtgattacaAACGACAGTCGAATTAAGTTTCaatatcttaaattgaaatgacatatctgttggaatggtaggaatgcgaggaatgaggacctcttcacctttgaaaggtactgtaaagattgttgcttctaagaCGTTGctgattataattttttttttttactgaaaggCGCGTGCAGTTGTAAAGCTTTAGTTGATTGATATTTCACATGAAAATTGGCATGCAGATTTTAAATTGCCGTACGCGTGATGGTATCCCTGATAGTTATccaacaattttttaattcactaactgcttcctcaacagtgtcgacggacttgtatcgaggaattacaggtaatgtttgcatgaAATCTCGTGCAAGAAATATTGAAGTTCCCAAATTGGTCTGTTTCAATGCAAATCTTGTAATGATCGAGAGTCTTTaacgattttttgtgggccattatgcattcatcccaaacggtttacatttctgcaatagtttacccatgccggatgctttggaaatgttgcccgTGGgcatttcaatgaattgcatgttcaatagcaatttcgaagtagcagttcttcggcTTGGTAACAATGTCGTAGCTATTCCGGATGATGCAAGAGTTATGACGGTTATGACATTTTGGGATCTAAATCCTGCTGGAataaatctaattaggaaggatttacaGTTCCTTCTGGCGCACCTAAGATGTCTCCAAACTCTTTATTGACAGTtttaattatttgattgtaaatgcattTTAGCTCGAGCGttagcttaagaatatttgattgcacacatAACGGATCACTGGTGTTGTGatcttgttcacgacgcaattctacatcgaacgaaacgGTAGTAGATAGTCGGTAATGGCActtccaattgatttagaactttgttcgtgatttctaagcacaaatctacaATCATTATCAATGCTTCGTTTTCGATATTTATTGTGAAATCTATGTTCATATTTGATTTTTCCTTCATATTCGATGAATattttcagccatgtgcgatttatttctcccataactgttGGAGATGGAAAGCCGGTGGtcaatgattgcaaacaatgcacgaattaaatttggatgtgacgtgttggacgcgtcattaatgcatacatcccagtgttggTCGTTCTTCAATAAATTAGGAgcatgacatgcactacggaaattgGCATGTGTTTCgctgttgacaaatctcaatggctgtTAAGAAGTTggtccgggcacatttaccaacagcatgtgaagaagcattcatcttgattaggATGCACAGTGTAGTCTGTATatcttagtttatttgaatatgccaggttgtccgtcgacaacCTGGTCGACGGTCTCCTGGTTtctgtcgttcaaatgattttctagtgACATCCCATGTGTAATATGTATGCACTTCAGAGCAGTGTTTTTGCAAATtcatcattttgacataacgttaagAGCAGTTTACgtcgtagccggtggattcatggcTGTTGTACATTTGCAACTgaaaaataaacgtgttgtccattttcttgttttcaaaacaaacataatACTTACGAACTATTTAAATTCAAACGCAGATAGACACGGCTCAATTTCGCCACCAATTGCACTAAAAATATATGAAGTTAAAAAAAGAaataatgaaaaaagaaacaaataagctactcgcaaaatgaacggtatggtaaactcgGATCAATCCCAACGTGACGCAAAGTAattaaataaatgaaaataaatctacgaaaattcaatttatcaattcaattggaaacattgaaatcgaATCGAAACATTTTATGTAGTGTTGCTCTAacgtgcaatagatggcgctttaaaaaaaaaaagttttaccCGTTACAGGCTTTTCATCTAAATAGTAAATCTATAAAAACACGCACATACTAGAATGGAACGtagtttcaaaatttcaaagcaattgtggAAGAACTTTCAGATTACAGCATGCTGCTCTTTACATCCTgttgatggtgctgtttttcaaacttttttttttttttttttttttttttccccatgggcgagacatgtatatagtaggtgtatataaaaacacacgcctatttgaatgcaatgttgtcaaaatttcaaagcaatcggtaaagagatttcaaagatttccctcgcatTGGAAAACAGATTTTCAAAGTAAgtgtttttttcccgtcacagacatgacatctatatatgtatataaaaacctggtcgGATGGAAAAGAAATTTTGTATGAACATTTCaaggcaatcgatgaagaactttcggagagtagagattttgaacaaacgaacatttatatttttatttagatactgcccctgtgacaggtaaaagcattTCATAGTTTTTGAAAAacggcaccatctgttgcacataatggcaacatgcacgctatactagatGTCGCGTATTGCCTTTCAATGTTTTGGATTGCATTGATAAAatctattttcatagatttcaatttattttaattattagttattgtgACATTGTGTGGGAATTGAGCTGTTTACCCTACAGTTCAATtcctaagtatagatgccacatgtgacaggtaaaactttttcttggaaaaaaaaaaagtgccatctgttgaatgtaagagcaacacaaatGCTTCACTAAATGTtaaaattcaatttcaatgtttctgattgcactgataatttgaattttcctagattttgatgtattttgatttaattttgtATGAATTGCATTGAAATTGGTCTGTTTACTAGACCGCTCATTTCGTGCGAATACTTTATTTTTTCATCTTTATTAAATTTGTTACTACttctttcagtgatgggaacatcagaccacttgatgttcccaattttcttgtGAACTTCAGACCATTTGGAAAGGCATCGGACGAGAGTGGGGGATGATGACAGAAGTGAGATGGTgcgaaggatgaggggacaggagtTTGGGAttgtggggatgggggaatggagaagggTGGGGAGGACAGAGGGAcacgggagtggggcatggtgggaaggaagaggggatggagtggggaatggttgggtggacaaggggaggggggaatttaacagggaaggttgctgagccacagcaacgcgtggctgggtactgctagttaAACATAACAAATTCAATAGTTATTACCAAGGCCTCTAACGATATCTAAATGGGACGTTAGTTTGTACCTACACTTCAGGTTATGTTATTAATAGAACTGAATACTTATCTTTGCCTaattcaaattatgaattttaatAAACTGGTCTTTAAACATGGTTTCATGCTTTTATATATCTGATGTGGAAAGTGTGCCTGGGAGTTCATAAATTGCTTAACAGTAAACTCTCGTAGAATTGTCTAATGTTGAAGCACCTAGATAGCTTGCATTATGGAAGCCTCGGTGTCCCATAATCTTCCCCTAACTACCTTCCCAACCATCTTTATTGTCCGGCTTCAAAAATCTTGATTTAACTAAAATTGCTGTACTAGTGACAAATTTCAAACATGCCTCTCGTTATCAGTTATTGATGAACTTCTCGGTGTTATAACGTCAGTTATGTTAAAAATTCAAAAGTAAATCTGACTTTTGATCATGGTGGTTAATGACACTATTGTAACTTTTGATTAAAAACTGCATTTTTTCTGTACAGATGGCTGTATTTGCTCTACTCTTCCTCGGTTGTATCGCCCaggtaattattatattataccgTATtctcaaataataaaaaaattgtagCAGACTAATAATTGCTCCCCAACAGATCCAGGGTCAGGCGTACCAACCTTACGGCACCCACGCGCCCCTGCCAGTCGTCacccccacaacctccaccatcaccactgagGTTGGTAACAATGACATTACCCTTCTTAACCAACCTGTCATATATACATTAACACTTCGTAATGGTGTGTAATATTGCAGACaaccctgacccacactctgcgggAGACTacaacctctgacgtctgggttaCTGAGCAGACAGCGATCACCCTGACAgtcacccagaccaccacccaaTGGGAGTTTGTTCCCCAGCAGCCACAGACGGTGACTTCTGTGATAAGGGTCACCTCCACACCGGTAGTGTTGGTGACGGCTACGGTGGGGGTCTACCCAGTGAGCACAATGGTCTCTGTCTACAGTCAATTCGTCACCACAACAGATACTGTTAAATACTGGCAGACCATCACCCACGTGGCTGTTACTCACGAGGTAACTATGTAGTCTTGAATTTGTGCAAGTGTTCTCTACA is from Procambarus clarkii isolate CNS0578487 chromosome 54, FALCON_Pclarkii_2.0, whole genome shotgun sequence and encodes:
- the LOC123771404 gene encoding uncharacterized protein, with the protein product MAVFALLFLGCIAQIQGQAYQPYGTHAPLPVVTPTTSTITTETTLTHTLRETTTSDVWVTEQTAITLTVTQTTTQWEFVPQQPQTVTSVIRVTSTPVVLVTATVGVYPVSTMVSVYSQFVTTTDTVKYWQTITHVAVTHEIQTVPVVSTQELVQDIVTTITQIVTTTVTSTTARYYV